The nucleotide sequence TCTGGGCGCCATGCGATTGGTGACGCCCTATTACCGCCTGCTCTGGCTGGTGGCCGCCTTCCGCTCCGGACTGATCGCCCGGCTGGACGGCGGAGCGCGCTCGCTCGAGGAGCTGGCGCAGGACCGGGTCCGGGATGCGGCCGACCGGGACTGGCTTCGCGCTTGGCTCGAGCTCGGAGTTCGCGTCGGGCAGCTCCGGCTGGAAAGCGGGCGCTACTCGCTGCGCAGCTACCTGGCGCGCCAGATTGCGCGCCCCGCCAACGACGCGATCGCCGCGATCCTCGAGGAGGTCGCGACCCTGCACTACAGGCTCGTTCTCGAGAGCCCGCGGCGCATGGCCGAGGGCAGGCGCTTCGAGCTTTCGGATCAGGACGGCGTCCTCGTCGCGCGCTCCTCGCCGCTGCTGCGGCCGTTCGTCCACGAGGCCATCGACGAGGTGGTTCCGCGAAGCGGCGCCTTCCGCGTGCTCGAGGTCGGCGCGGGTTCCGGCACGTACATCCGCTACGCCGCCGAGCGCAACTCCGAGCTCACCGCGGTCGGGCTCGAGCTGCAGCCCGAGGTCGCGGACTTCGCCAACGCGAACCTGCGCGAGTGGGGGCTCGAGCGCCGAGCGCACGTCGCGCCGCAAGACGTGCGCGCACGCAAGCCCGAGCCCGAGTTCGAACTCGTGACGTTCCACAACAACATCTACTACTTCCCCGTCGCCGAGCGCGTCGCCCTGCTGCGCCACGCTCGCGGGTTCCTGCGACCCGGCGGCTCGATCTTGCTCACGACCGCGTGCGGCGGCGGGAGCCCGACCTCGA is from Deltaproteobacteria bacterium and encodes:
- a CDS encoding class I SAM-dependent methyltransferase: MIVFILRPFRPQDGWEGARAMNLRTAAELLRGGQMRVLLGAMRLVTPYYRLLWLVAAFRSGLIARLDGGARSLEELAQDRVRDAADRDWLRAWLELGVRVGQLRLESGRYSLRSYLARQIARPANDAIAAILEEVATLHYRLVLESPRRMAEGRRFELSDQDGVLVARSSPLLRPFVHEAIDEVVPRSGAFRVLEVGAGSGTYIRYAAERNSELTAVGLELQPEVADFANANLREWGLERRAHVAPQDVRARKPEPEFELVTFHNNIYYFPVAERVALLRHARGFLRPGGSILLTTACGGGSPTSIGLDIWSAGTERCGRLPAPEELVEQLREAGFDEARAASLFPGEKYYAFFARHSGSRG